GATCTGCATGACGTGAGATGCGCCAAGGCGGACAGGTTTCAACGAGTACAACCATGCGATTAACACACCGGAGGCGATGAGTGACACCACGAGGAGAATGGCGCGCCGTCTCATACGCGAAGGGCTGGATCAAGCGCCAGGTGCGGGAGCTGGTGTCGTGGACTTGCCGCGCACGATGTTCATCGCGCCATTGAGTTCACCACCGGGCTCGATGGAGACGGAGCGTGCGGTGACATCGCCGTTGACGGAGCCGTTGCTGTTGATGAGCACGAGGCCGGTGCTGTAGATGGTGCCGGTGACGCGCGCCTGGATTTCGACATCCGTGGCATGCACCGCATTGAGGAAGGCGACATCGGCGCCTTTTTCCACGACGAAGCGATTGCAGCGGATTTCACCGATGATGCTGCCGGTGGTGCGGAAGGTGGCGTCGCCGGAGCAGGTGACGTTGGCCTCGATGATGCCGTGGCATTCGAGATCGCGGCAGTGCACGCTGCTGGTGGAAAGACGGCCGCGTTTGCGGATGAGGACATCGCCGCGTGTCTTGACGACCTGGGTGGAGGTCATGTTGATCTCCACGTCTTCGAGAGAAAAATAAGCTCCGCAGGCGGGACAGTTGGCGGATTTGGCGGAGCGGCCGGTTTTGAACTTGTGCCCGCAGTCGAAGCACTCGGCATCCTTGAAATACTGATTCCGGTACATGCCCTGTTCCTTCATCTTCTGAAGGGAGCTGGCCGTGTGCGGTGCTGGTGCGGGCGTGGGAGGAGGGGAATTGGACTGCGGCCTGCGCATGCTGGCCGTCA
The window above is part of the Prosthecobacter sp. genome. Proteins encoded here:
- a CDS encoding polymer-forming cytoskeletal protein, whose protein sequence is MCPSCGAAQYEPRLVVYTFCKKCGVHLTVHKRRVTASSVTRSGAGMADAWTTVDAWTGAEAAKPEALKTAPPVSKPEEKPAPAETLSPADGFGAFLQSQGQSPESPPPSTAPAEINASGEPMTASMRRPQSNSPPPTPAPAPHTASSLQKMKEQGMYRNQYFKDAECFDCGHKFKTGRSAKSANCPACGAYFSLEDVEINMTSTQVVKTRGDVLIRKRGRLSTSSVHCRDLECHGIIEANVTCSGDATFRTTGSIIGEIRCNRFVVEKGADVAFLNAVHATDVEIQARVTGTIYSTGLVLINSNGSVNGDVTARSVSIEPGGELNGAMNIVRGKSTTPAPAPGA